A section of the Malania oleifera isolate guangnan ecotype guangnan chromosome 2, ASM2987363v1, whole genome shotgun sequence genome encodes:
- the LOC131148086 gene encoding uncharacterized protein LOC131148086: MTVQQYVARFVELSRFTSHMVPDELKKARMFERGLMQGIRTQVVALLTQSFSVLSDRAMAVETSAMHSFMSWGFIKLFRVETQLLVAELAVITPTGSMVVCNKVIRDQPVEIQGERLPTSLIVFDMHGFDIILGMNWYHQLKVKSKDVLKIAFRARYGHYEFLVMPFGLTNAPAAFVDLMNRVFYEYLDQFMVVFIDDIMIYSRSPIEHESYLRLVLQEKIKAAQMKDAELMEIVEKIRSEQQPDFNVSADGVLRFHARLCVPNDAEIKKTILEEEFLAYY; the protein is encoded by the exons ATGACTGTGCAACAGTATGTGGCCaggtttgtggagctatctcgttTCACTTCGCATATGGTCCCAGATGAGCTAAAGAAGGctcggatgtttgagagaggtttgatgCAGGGTATACGCACACAAGTGGTGGCGTTAttgactcagagtttctctgTGCTGTCGGATAGGGCCATGGCAGTCGAGACCA GTGCGATGCACTCTTTTATGTCTTGGGGATTTATTAAACTGTTCCGGGTAGAAACACAACTGTTAGTTGCCGAGTTAGCTGTGATCACACCGACAGGGTCAATGGTGGTGTGTAACAAGGTGATCAGGGATCAaccagtggagattcagggggAGAGGCTACCTACTAGTCTAATCGTTttcgatatgcatggattcgacatTATTTTGGGGATGAATTG gtatcatcagttgaaggtgaaatcaaAGGATGTATTGAAGATAGCTTTCCGAGCtcgatatggccattacgaatttctggttatgccattcggtttGACGAATGCGCCTGCAGCGTTCGTGGACTTAATGAATAGGGTGTTCTACGAGTACTTAGATCAAttcatggtggtgttcattgatgacatcatGATCTATTCGAGGAGTCCTATAGAGCATGAATCttatttgaggctagtacttcag GAGAAAATAAAAgccgctcagatgaaagatgcggAGTTGATGGAAATTGTGGAGAAAATACGGAGTGAGCAGCAACCAGATTTCAATGTTTCAGcagatggagttctcagatttcatgCTAGGCTTTGTGTACCTAATGACGCAGAGATTAAAAAGACGATATTGGAGGAG gaattcttagcTTATtattga
- the LOC131149853 gene encoding protein disulfide-isomerase 5-1, which translates to MNTHTPLALLLISFLLLFSLISVKPEVITLKPDTFTDKVKEKDTAWFVQFCVPWCKHCKNLGSLWEDLGKEMEKEDEIEIGQVDCGASKSVCTKADIHSYPTFKIFYDGEEVAKYQGSRDVESLKTFVLEESEKAAAKAQNDGDKEL; encoded by the exons ATGAACACCCATACGCCTTTGGCTCTTCTTCTCATCTCATTTCTTCTTCTCTTCAGCTTGATTTCCGTCAAACCGGAGGTTATAACCCTAAAACCCGATACCTTCACCGACAAG GTGAAGGAGAAAGATACTGCATGGTTTGTGCAATTCTGCGTTCCTTGGTGTAAGCATTG TAAGAATTTGGGATCACTATGGGAGGATCTAGGGAAGGAGATGGAAAAGGAAGACGAGATAGAAATTGGACAAGTGGATTGTGGGGCAAGTAAATCAGTATGTACAAAAGCTGATATTCATTCGTACCCTACATTTAAGATCTTCTATGATGGTGAGGAGGTTGCAAAATATCAAG GGTCAAGGGATGTTGAATCGCTCAAGACATTTGTTTTGGAAGAGTCAGAAAAGGCGGCAGCAAAGGCACAGAATGATGGTGACAAAGAATTGTGA